From a region of the Takifugu flavidus isolate HTHZ2018 chromosome 18, ASM371156v2, whole genome shotgun sequence genome:
- the rln3a gene encoding relaxin-3a isoform X1 — MLKAVVLAVCLLAAGVQPMDDPIYGVKLCGREFIRAVIFTCGGSRWKRSLMSAEVFEDPFSSHQEESPEGPSHNGIQSILQRSRELSFPPKNNQEEVFSRSARSFITEEILEALRKADRKGRDVVVGLSNACCKWGCSKSEISSLC; from the exons ATGTTGAAGGCTGTGGTGTTGGCTGTATGTCTCCTGGCTGCTGGGGTTCAGCCCATGGATGACCCGATCTATGGGGTGAAGCTATGTGGCCGTGAGTTCATCAGGGCGGTCATTTTTACCTGCGGAGGTTCGCGATGGAAAAGATCACTCATGAGCGCAG AGGTCTTTGAAGATCCATTCAGCTCCCATCAGGAGGAATCCCCAGAAGGCCCCAGTCACAACGGCATTCAGAGCATCCTGCAAAGGAGCAGAGAACTGAGTTTTCCACCCAAAAACAACCAGGAGGAAGTGTTCAGCAGGTCAGCGCGCTCCTTCATCACAGAGGAAATCTTGGAAGCCCTGCGCAAAGCTGATCGGAAAGGCCGGGACGTTGTGGTGGGCTTGTCCAACGCCTGCTGTAAGTGGGGATGTAGCAAGAGTGAGATCAGCTCCCTTTGTTGA
- the rln3a gene encoding relaxin-3a isoform X2 produces the protein MDDPIYGVKLCGREFIRAVIFTCGGSRWKRSLMSAEVFEDPFSSHQEESPEGPSHNGIQSILQRSRELSFPPKNNQEEVFSRSARSFITEEILEALRKADRKGRDVVVGLSNACCKWGCSKSEISSLC, from the exons ATGGATGACCCGATCTATGGGGTGAAGCTATGTGGCCGTGAGTTCATCAGGGCGGTCATTTTTACCTGCGGAGGTTCGCGATGGAAAAGATCACTCATGAGCGCAG AGGTCTTTGAAGATCCATTCAGCTCCCATCAGGAGGAATCCCCAGAAGGCCCCAGTCACAACGGCATTCAGAGCATCCTGCAAAGGAGCAGAGAACTGAGTTTTCCACCCAAAAACAACCAGGAGGAAGTGTTCAGCAGGTCAGCGCGCTCCTTCATCACAGAGGAAATCTTGGAAGCCCTGCGCAAAGCTGATCGGAAAGGCCGGGACGTTGTGGTGGGCTTGTCCAACGCCTGCTGTAAGTGGGGATGTAGCAAGAGTGAGATCAGCTCCCTTTGTTGA